A region of Salvelinus alpinus chromosome 6, SLU_Salpinus.1, whole genome shotgun sequence DNA encodes the following proteins:
- the LOC139577845 gene encoding centrosomal protein of 135 kDa-like, with the protein MEDALHEKDELKMRVHSYISEVARIENIMLAKEKENREMLERFRMAHGESEDRELKLQHAEGLNNSIRLELLSSDTERRHLRETVGHQEREIQEVRLGGQCGWRKML; encoded by the exons ATGGAAGACGCCTTGCATGAGAAAGACGAGCTGAAGATGAGAGTTCACTCCTACATCTCAGAAGTGGCCAGAATAGAGAATATAATGCTTGCAAAG GAGAAGGAGAACAGGGAGATGCTGGAGCGGTTCCGGATGGCCCATGGGGAGTCAGAGGACCGGGAGCTGAAGCTGCAGCACGCTGAGGGCCTCAACAACTCCATCCGCCTGGAGCTGCTCTCCTCAGACACAGAGAGACGACACCTCAGAGAGACTGTGGGACATCAGGAGAGAGAGATCCAGGAGGTGAGACTGGGGGGGCAATGTGGGTGGAGAAAAATGCTGTAG